Proteins encoded together in one Lysinibacillus sp. FSL K6-0232 window:
- a CDS encoding type I restriction-modification system subunit M gives MKNNRKEQERAELHRTIWNMANDLRGSVDGWDFKQYVLGMLFYRYISENITAYINAGEWEAGNTEFDYAKLSDEEAEQAREDLVKTKGFFILPSELFENVRARAKDDENLNETLEQIFSNIEASAQGTESEDNFKGLFDDIDVNSNKLGNTVVKRNEKLVKLMNSVGEMKLGDYKDNTIDAFGDAYEFLMGMYASNAGKSGGEYYTPQEVSELLTHLTLVGKTEVNKVYDPACGSGSLLLKFAKILGKENVRQGFFGQEINITTYNLCRINMFLHDIDYDKFDIALGDTLTDPQHWDDEPFEAIVSNPPYSIKWKGDNDPILINDPRFSPAGVLAPKSKADLAFIMHSLSWLATNGTAAIVCFPGVMYRGGAEKKIRQYLIDNNYIDCIIQLPDNLFYGTSIATCIMVLKKSKSENSTLFIDASKEFVKVTNNNKLTQENIETILNAFKDRKDIEHFARLVPNSEIAEQDYNLSVSTYVEQEDTREKIDIVALNAEIEKIVAREQVLREEIDKIIAEIEVGK, from the coding sequence ATGAAAAATAACAGAAAAGAACAGGAACGAGCGGAATTACACCGCACGATATGGAATATGGCAAATGATCTAAGAGGCAGTGTAGATGGATGGGATTTTAAGCAATATGTTCTAGGTATGCTGTTTTACCGCTACATATCTGAAAATATTACTGCCTATATTAACGCCGGAGAATGGGAAGCTGGCAATACGGAATTTGATTATGCTAAGTTATCCGACGAAGAAGCAGAACAGGCACGAGAGGATTTAGTTAAGACAAAAGGATTCTTTATCTTACCTAGCGAGCTTTTTGAAAATGTCCGAGCTCGTGCAAAGGACGATGAAAACTTAAATGAAACACTGGAACAGATTTTCAGTAATATAGAAGCATCTGCCCAAGGAACAGAGAGTGAAGATAATTTCAAAGGTCTGTTTGACGATATTGATGTTAACAGCAATAAGCTAGGAAACACTGTAGTAAAGCGTAATGAAAAGTTAGTTAAGCTAATGAATTCTGTTGGAGAAATGAAGCTGGGAGATTACAAAGACAATACCATAGATGCATTCGGTGATGCTTATGAATTTTTAATGGGTATGTATGCATCCAATGCAGGAAAAAGTGGTGGTGAATACTATACGCCGCAGGAGGTTTCTGAACTCCTTACCCACTTAACATTAGTAGGAAAAACTGAAGTCAACAAGGTATATGACCCCGCTTGCGGTTCTGGCTCTCTGCTGCTAAAGTTTGCAAAAATCTTAGGAAAAGAAAATGTACGTCAAGGTTTCTTCGGTCAAGAAATCAACATTACAACCTACAACCTGTGCAGAATTAATATGTTCCTGCACGATATTGATTATGACAAATTTGATATTGCCCTTGGTGACACGCTAACAGATCCGCAACATTGGGATGATGAGCCTTTTGAAGCCATTGTATCAAATCCACCTTACTCTATTAAATGGAAGGGCGATAATGATCCTATTTTGATTAATGACCCTCGTTTTTCTCCAGCGGGAGTATTGGCTCCTAAATCTAAAGCAGACCTTGCTTTTATTATGCATAGTCTTTCTTGGCTTGCGACAAACGGAACAGCGGCTATCGTTTGTTTCCCCGGTGTAATGTACCGTGGAGGTGCTGAAAAGAAAATCAGGCAGTACCTGATTGATAATAACTATATCGACTGTATTATTCAGCTACCGGATAACTTGTTTTATGGTACCAGCATTGCTACCTGCATTATGGTGCTGAAGAAATCTAAATCGGAAAATAGCACCTTATTTATCGATGCATCAAAGGAATTTGTCAAGGTTACGAATAACAACAAACTAACACAGGAAAATATTGAGACCATTCTTAACGCATTCAAAGATAGAAAAGATATAGAGCATTTTGCTAGGCTTGTGCCAAACAGCGAAATTGCTGAACAAGATTATAACCTGTCTGTTTCAACATATGTGGAACAAGAGGATACGAGAGAAAAGATTGATATTGTTGCCCTCAATGCTGAAATAGAAAAGATTGTGGCGAGAGAGCAGGTTTTGAGGGAAGAAATAGATAAGATTATTGCAGAAATTGAGGTGGGCAAATGA
- a CDS encoding helix-turn-helix domain-containing protein, whose translation MTVSYKKLWKLLIDRDMKKKDLQAAAGISPSSISKLSKNEYVSMDVLVKVCTALGVDFKDIMELVPNMVEERK comes from the coding sequence ATGACCGTTAGCTATAAAAAGCTTTGGAAATTGTTGATAGACCGCGATATGAAGAAGAAAGATTTACAAGCTGCTGCGGGAATAAGTCCATCGTCAATTTCAAAGCTTTCTAAAAACGAATATGTCAGTATGGACGTTCTTGTAAAGGTTTGTACGGCACTTGGCGTTGATTTTAAAGATATCATGGAATTAGTGCCGAATATGGTTGAAGAAAGGAAGTAG
- a CDS encoding phage/plasmid primase, P4 family: MLKDKPQFCCWKYEERSGRKTKVPYNPVTGKRAKADKQGTFKDFSSAVAAVSNYDGIGFLVGNDICVIDLDDCFDSSGKLKPVAQNVVEAFSGCYMEHSPSEKGLHIFFKATGFNFDKTKYYINNRKLGVEVYVAGATNRFVTVTGNMFADGDIAEKSYELQMILDKYMLRPTPVKQILDAESQSYLSDKSVIEKALKSANRERFKALWQGDTSGYASASEADLALCGMLAFWCGRDVGQMDRLFRQSGLMRDKWNRSQSGSTYGMITIEKAIANATEIYKPGGKRSSATEDFGECSLADFKPESNDRYPWTDIGASRLFADYYKSFARFVPERKMWFCYENGIWIPDVGNLQVMEMCKSLANQLLTYALTIQDEHQRKAYIDYCRKWQSRRYRETVLKDAQSVYPISMAEFDQDPQVLNCSNGTLFLTSMDFQPHNSEDRLTKISGVKFDPEAKSERWDRFIHEIMSGDEEKAKFLQKAFGYSISGDTRYECLFVLYGATTRNGKGTLCESILKVLGSYGCTARPETISLKKNNNSSSPSEDIARLAGVRFVNISEPSRGLVLNAAQVKSMTGGDTINARFLHENSFDFSPKFKLYINTNYLPVITDMTLFSSGRVVIIPFERHFDESEQDKNLKREFAKAKNQSAILNWLIEGYQLLKKEGLTLPDSVKTATEAYKRDSDKIALFFEDALEEGPNSEVRTSEVYARYQRWCSANGCYSENARNFKQALTAIARVERKRPRSGGGMTTMLIGYKLTEEEFFLI; this comes from the coding sequence GTGCTTAAAGATAAGCCACAGTTTTGCTGTTGGAAATATGAAGAACGAAGTGGTAGAAAAACCAAAGTTCCCTATAACCCGGTAACAGGAAAAAGGGCAAAAGCAGATAAACAGGGTACTTTTAAAGATTTTAGTTCGGCTGTAGCTGCTGTAAGTAATTATGATGGTATCGGATTTTTGGTAGGTAATGACATTTGTGTTATCGACTTAGATGATTGCTTTGATAGCAGCGGTAAGCTTAAGCCTGTTGCCCAAAATGTTGTAGAGGCTTTTAGTGGTTGCTATATGGAACACAGTCCATCTGAGAAAGGGTTGCATATTTTCTTTAAGGCCACAGGCTTTAACTTTGACAAAACAAAATACTATATCAACAACAGAAAGCTGGGAGTTGAGGTCTATGTGGCTGGAGCAACAAACCGATTTGTTACCGTAACGGGAAATATGTTTGCAGATGGTGATATAGCGGAGAAATCGTATGAATTACAGATGATACTAGACAAGTATATGTTGCGTCCTACCCCTGTGAAGCAAATTCTGGATGCAGAAAGTCAATCCTATTTGTCTGACAAGTCTGTTATTGAGAAGGCTTTAAAATCGGCAAACAGAGAAAGGTTCAAAGCATTATGGCAGGGAGATACATCTGGTTATGCTTCTGCCAGTGAAGCTGATTTGGCACTTTGCGGTATGCTGGCATTTTGGTGTGGCAGAGATGTTGGACAGATGGACAGACTTTTTCGGCAGAGCGGCCTAATGCGGGATAAATGGAATAGATCACAGTCCGGCAGTACTTATGGAATGATAACCATAGAAAAAGCAATTGCAAATGCTACTGAAATATATAAACCAGGTGGTAAGCGTTCATCAGCTACAGAAGATTTTGGAGAATGTTCCCTTGCTGACTTTAAGCCTGAGAGTAACGATCGCTACCCTTGGACGGATATTGGGGCAAGCAGGCTGTTTGCTGATTATTATAAATCTTTTGCCCGCTTTGTTCCCGAAAGGAAAATGTGGTTTTGCTATGAGAATGGTATTTGGATTCCTGATGTCGGTAATCTCCAAGTGATGGAAATGTGTAAATCATTGGCCAACCAACTGCTAACCTATGCTTTGACTATTCAGGATGAACATCAAAGAAAGGCATACATTGACTATTGCCGAAAGTGGCAGTCAAGAAGATACAGGGAAACGGTACTTAAGGATGCGCAGAGCGTATATCCCATATCAATGGCTGAATTTGACCAAGACCCGCAAGTGCTCAACTGTTCCAATGGCACATTGTTTTTAACATCCATGGATTTTCAACCCCACAACAGCGAGGACAGACTCACAAAGATATCTGGTGTTAAGTTTGATCCAGAAGCCAAAAGCGAGCGATGGGATAGATTTATTCATGAGATTATGAGCGGAGATGAGGAAAAGGCAAAATTCCTCCAAAAAGCCTTTGGCTACAGCATCAGCGGAGACACTCGGTATGAATGCCTGTTTGTTCTCTATGGTGCTACAACTCGAAACGGTAAAGGTACGCTATGTGAGAGCATTCTTAAGGTATTAGGCAGTTATGGCTGTACCGCAAGGCCAGAGACTATCAGTCTGAAAAAGAACAATAACAGTTCAAGTCCAAGTGAAGATATTGCCCGGCTTGCAGGAGTACGCTTTGTGAATATCTCCGAACCTAGCAGAGGACTTGTCCTAAATGCTGCACAGGTAAAAAGCATGACGGGTGGTGACACCATCAATGCAAGGTTTCTACACGAAAACTCTTTTGACTTTTCACCTAAGTTTAAGCTTTATATCAACACCAATTATCTGCCCGTTATAACGGATATGACACTGTTTTCCAGTGGCAGAGTGGTAATTATCCCTTTTGAACGACACTTTGATGAAAGCGAGCAGGATAAAAACTTAAAACGTGAATTCGCCAAAGCGAAGAATCAGAGTGCTATCCTCAACTGGCTAATTGAAGGCTACCAGTTGTTAAAGAAGGAGGGCTTGACTTTACCTGATTCCGTTAAGACAGCAACAGAGGCTTATAAGCGTGACAGCGATAAAATAGCATTATTTTTCGAGGATGCCTTGGAGGAAGGTCCTAACAGTGAGGTGCGGACATCCGAAGTGTATGCCCGGTATCAGCGTTGGTGCAGTGCCAATGGCTGTTATTCGGAGAATGCAAGAAACTTCAAACAAGCCTTAACAGCTATCGCCCGTGTAGAACGGAAACGACCACGTTCTGGTGGTGGAATGACCACAATGCTTATCGGATATAAGCTGACAGAAGAAGAGTTTTTTCTTATTTAA